The Candidatus Poribacteria bacterium region TCACTCATTGAGTATAAAGTCTGGAGAGACTTTGACGAGGTGTTGGCGCGATGTGTTATGATCGCAACAACACGTCCGAATTACGATCTGAATCGAGTTCCATTAGAAATCAGGAAACGGGTTACGACCTTTCCGGTAACAGGTGTTGATATATCCGCCACGGTTATTCGGGAGCGGATTCGGAAAGGGCTTTCAATCCAGTATCTTGTACCAGAAAAGGTTCACTCCTATATTCATCGGTATCAGTTGTACCAATAACCGCAGAAGTCCGTTTAAAAAATTAAGACACCAAAGATTAGAAAAGAAGGACGTTAAAAACGTGCAACACACATGCAGTATGTGCGGAACAGTCTACGATTTTGTCTGGAAAGAAGGAACCCCTTTACCGAAAAATTTCCCTTTTTGCAGTGCTCGGTGTAAGGCAGCAGATTTGTCAAAATGGCTGAACGAGGAATACGCCATTCGTACTTCCTTGCCGGACATGATAGTGTCAGATACTGAACGAGAACTCCTTGTTGAACTCGGAGCGAGTCTCGATGACGACACAGACTAACTGAGCAAGGTTAACGAAATTCAAGAATTTAATAAAAATTAAATGGATTGTACATTAGCAGAACTCCGGGCACATCCGAAGTCAGTTGAAATTCAGCGGTATCTTTCAGACAAGCTGAGCGAGAAACGTTTCCAGCATGTTCTCTCTGTACAAGAAATGACAATTGACCTTGCACGTATTCATGGCGCAGATGTCTGGCACGCCAACCTCGCTGCACTTTTACACGATAGCGCGAAATGGATGAGTCCTAAAGAATTATACACCGAAGTAAACCGCTACGACATTCGTCTCGATCCAATTGAAAAGGTAAATTCCTCGCTTCTGCATCCGTTCATCGGCGTAAAACTTGCAATTGAGAAGTTTGCTGTAACTGAGCTTGAGGTACTTGAAGCCATTCGGAACCATACAACGGGCAGTCCATCAATGGGTCTTCTTTCACAAGTCCTATACGTCGCGGACTTTGCAGAACCGACACGGACCCACAAAGAGGCAGATACGGCGAGGGAACTGGCTTATACAGCATTGAAGCAGGCGGTACATTACGTCGCGCGTTCAAAGATTGCGCATCTTCTGGAAAAAGGGGTGCTGATTCACCCGAATACACTTCACACCTACAACAGCACGTTAGAGAGTCGTGAGATTGAAAAATAAGGGTGATCTTCGCGTGCCGTCGTATAGGAAGGACTTGAAACCTGGAAGGAAACATAATGGAAAATGAAAAGAACACGTTAGATATGGTAAAAGCCGCTGCATCTGCAGCGATGAGCCGCCGCGCACAAGACGGAATTATCCTCGATCTCCGTGAACTTGATGGCTTCACAGACTTTTTCGCAATCTTCAGTGGTGTCTCGGATATACAAGTAGAAGGTATCTCACAAGCCGTTCTTGAGGAACTTGAGACTAACTGGGAACAGCGTCCTTGGCATCAGGAGGGTGCGCGCAAAGCAGATTGGATCCTGTTGGACTACGTCGATTTTGTCGTGCATGTCTTTCTTTCTGAAAGGCGCGCCTATTATAATCTCGAACGCTTGTGGGCTGAAGCGGGTAGGATTGAAGTGCCGGAATTAACAATGCCCGAACATCAAGAGACATGGGAAAAAGAGATAGATCCGGATGGAGCGTTGGTCTTTGGCGAACGCGAGGAGGATACGTCGGAGACATAAATTTCGTTTTAACGAAACACGGTGTGAAGCACCTATAGGTGGAAAAAGATGGGAGTCCTGTTACATACCGGATGGTAGATTAATCGACAGCGATGAGGAGAACTGTGACGTTGTCGGTGCCGCCATAATCAAGTGCCTTGTTGATAAGATTCTGACCTGCCTCCTCAATATTGTCGGCAGCCAAGATAATCTCAGCAATCTCACGGTCATCGATAATTAAGTCATGTAAACCGTCGGTACAAGCGAGAACAATGTCACCCGCGAGAAGTGGATAGGCATCAGCATTGACGGTGACGGTTGGCATCAAGCCGATAGCCTGTGTAATAATATTTCGTTTTTCGTGCGTTCGACTCTCCTCCAATGTTATCTCGCCCTTTTCAACCATCTTTTGAACGAAGGAATCGTCGGTTGTTATCTGTGTGAGTTTCTCATCACGTAAGACGTATATCCGGCTATCACCGACGTGAACATACGTGAGGTAGCTGAAGGTAACAAAGCCTGCGATAAGAGTTGTCCCCATACCGCGTGCTTTACCGGTATTTTCGGCAGTAGTGTAGATGCGTTGATTCGCTTCCTCCGCAAGCTCGGTCAAAACCTCAAGTCTTTTCATGGGCCCCAGATCGCTATGTGGAGACACTTGGGCTTGTGCCCACTCCTGAATAATTTCAAGAGCGATACGGCTTGCGACATCACCGCTCTCATGCCCGCCTATGCCATCAGCAATGGCAAACAACTGGAGTTGCGCATCAAAATAATAGAGGTCTTCGTTTTGCTCACGAAGTTTACCTGTATCTGTTTTTGCTACAAACTGCATTTTTTGTATCGCCTGGATCGTCCGTGGTTAAGAATACGAAAAGGCTTAGTGCGCGCTATATCAAGAACGGTGCCAAATTTATTCAAAGTAACCACATATCTTATCTTTTTTAGGGTTAACTACGTTAACTAAATGAAAAAACGATAAAATTCACTTTTCGGTTTCAAAATTCGCATCCAAACAGTAAAAAGAGCGACGTTATGACAGTTATTTCGGTAAGACTGTTATCTAAAATCGATGTCCTAATGTGATGATATACTACAATATAACGAATAAGTCAAGTTAATTCATTTAGTTTTCTATAAAAGGTATCTCCGAATCGCAGCACACCTTTGTAGGAGCGATCTCACGATCGCAACGCCTATCTAAGCAATGAACATAAAAAGATTGTCCGCGAGTCCAAAGCATCATTTTTTCGGGTATTACGGTATCAATCCGTGGGATAGCACCACAAGATATCATCTCGCATTAGAGACAGATTTTCATACGCACCGTCCGTTGCCCGAAGATGTCGCGACAGCTGGGCTAATCCATCGCGACACACACGAATTTATCCCACACGCGAAAACCTCTGCTTTTAATCTCCAGCAGGGAAGTATGATGCATTGGATTAATGACGGTGCTGGCGCGGAATTCACCTTCAATGATTGGGAAGATGGCACACTCGTATCACGTGCGATGAATCCAACCACAGGCACTTTCCGAACGATTCACGGTGCGATCGCTGCAGTGTCGCCGACCGCGCCACTCGCGATTGGCTTGAACTACGGACGTATGGCACACTGTCGTGCTGTCGTCGGCTATGCTACACACACTAAATCCACCGATGTTGAAGCGCAACCCGAGGACGATGGGTTATATCAACTTAATCTTCAAAAGGGGAACTCAAAACTTGTCCTTTCTATTGCCGATGTCATCCGAGCAAGCGGAGACGGAGAGGTGGTAGGCAAACGGACATGGTTTAACCATGTTCTGTTTAATACAGATGGAACACGTCTCCTATTCTTCTGTCGAGTTCGACAGGAAACAGGATTCTACACTTCACTCTGGACAGCGAACCCTGACGGTTCCGATCTGGAAATGCAGATTCCATTCGGCTATCGAGTTTCCCATTTCGATTGGCGAACACCCACGCGAATTCTTGTTTCATCAGACATATTGGGCGAAATGGGGTTTGTTGAATTTACAGACGGTGTGCGTGACTTCACCCCTATCGGACGCGAGGTTTTGCCGAGTGACGGACACGCTTCATTTTCACCAGACCGAGAGTGGCTGCTTTGTGATACATATCCTCGCGGTACAGAGCGTTTGGCGCAACTCATGGTTTACAATATCGCTGAAAACCGGAAAATTGTCTTGGGTGAATTCCACCACGAAGAACGGTTCGTTGGAGATATCCGATGCGATTTACATCCACGCTGGGCACCCGATGGCAAAACGATTACTTTCGACTCAGTCCATGAAGGTTCCCGACAGATATATCTCGTGGAGTTACCATCCTCACTCAAGTAAAGTCACTCGAATCTAAGAGGATTCTGATGTTACCAGATGATAGTTCTCATGAAAAAATAGGACGATTACCAAGTATTGTGAGATGCTCCCTTGCTGACATTAAGGAACGGCGTGAAGCAGTTGTTTTGACAACAGAACCAGCATGGGAAGCAGTCAAGGGTATTGATGTCCATTCGCAACAACCCATCTATGTTGATGGAAATACGAAGGCGGATATGACCGCACTTGCAGAAGCGTGTGAGGGTGAAGTCATTTACGGTATCGGCGGAGGCTTGGCGATTGACACTGCTAAGTACGTTGCCGCAGCAAACGGACTTCCGCTGATCGCACTTCCTACGATTCTGTCAACAGATGCTTTTTTGACGAATGCAACAGGCGTAAGAGAAAATGGGTGCGTTCACTATCTTCCGTCAAAAGCACCTGACACCGTTATCATAGATATGGATGTCTTGTGCAACGCGCCCGCCTCAATGCGAGCAAGTGGTGCTGCAGATGTCCTCTCAATTGCAACAGCAATGTGGGATTGGCAGGAAGCCGAAAAGATGGGTGCGAATCCATCAACTCAGCGGGTCACACCACAAGCGATTGATATAGGAGGTACTCTTCTCCAAACCCTCTTAGATAACGCACGGGAAATTGGTAGTGGCACCCCTACAGGGTTGAAACTTCTACTCGACCTGCTCTGTATGGAGGTGCAGCTCTGCTATCTATGTGGGCATAGTCGTGTTGAAGAAGGGAGCGAACACCATTTTGTCTATGCAATTGAGAATCATTTATCATCCACTGACGAAACAACAAATGGAGAAACAGTTTTACACGGTGAATTGGTAGGACTCGGTATCTTACTGATGGCTGTGCTCCAATCACAACCGTGGATGCAGTACCGCCACGCATTAGAGTGTTTGCAAATCAATTACCGACCATCTGTGGTTGCTCCGGATGCAATCGCTGAAACGCTTATCAATTTATCCGACTATGTTACGCAACATCAACTGCCGTATACTGTCGCAACAACTTTACGGATTACACCCGATATCGCCAAGCGGACGATACAAACGATATTAGATTAGGGGTTGGGTTACCCAACCCTTACATTAAAACTATGGAAAAGAAAAACGAACAAATAGGATCAACCTCACAGATTTCGACCCTGCACAAGCAGTCTCTCGTTATTGATTCGCACAACGATGCTATCGTGGCGCATATCCGCCGAGGAGTAGGGGTTGGGTCACCCAACCCCTACAATGAAAACGTCCAAAATTCCACGGAGCTGCCTGGTACGATCGCTTATCTCCGCGGTCCTGTCCCGCCTGAAGAGGAAGCCATCGGCATCCAACTTAACATTCCAAAAATGCGGCAGGGTGGCATCGATGCTGCATTTTTTGCCGTTGACGTGACACGCGCATGGAAAAATCACCTCGCCTATGCGTTAGATGCGTTTGGTTGGTTCGATGCAGAAGTGGCAGCAAACGCGGATGATATCTGTATCGCACGGAAAGCAAGCGACATTCGTGAAGCGAAATCGGCAGGTAAACTCGCTGCAGTTCTCGTCATTGAAAACAGCGAAGCCGTCGAACGGAGCCTGAATATCCTCCGTTCACTCTATATGATTGGTGTCCGCTCAATCGGGTTGACACATAACCTGAATACATGGGCATCAACAGGAAACGACGAAGAGGACCTTGGCGGTGGTTTGACACGATTCGGTATGGCATTGGTCAAAGAGATGAATCGTCTTGGAATGCTTGTGGATGTCTCCCACATTAGCGAGCGTGGCTTCTGGGACGTTCTCGAAATTTCAGAACATCCGGTCATTGCATCTCATAGCAACTGCAAAACATTGTGCCGTCACCCGCGGAACTTGAGCAACGAGCAGCTGAAAGCCTTGGCAGCCAACGGCGGCGTTGTAGGAATCACCTTCGTCCCGGGGTTTATCACCGTAGACGGCTGGCAAAAAATGCCGCCCTTGGCGCAACTGCTTAACCACATCGCCTATGCAATCGACATCGCTGGAATCGACCACGTTGGTATCGGCTCAGATTTTGACGGTGGTGGCGACCTGATCAAAGATGCCAGTGAATTCATCAAAATCGCGGAAGGGCTGAGCGAGCGAGGCTATTCCGATGACGATATACGAAAGGTGCTCGGTGAAAACCATCTACGCGTCTTTGAGGCGGCCTGCGGATAAAGGAAATGTCTAATCCCTGTTATCAGGTTCTCTCAAGTGCGCGAGAAACGGACTGCCATACCTCATCTACACCAATCCCTTTCATACAGATATTATCCTTGCATTTATCCGTGAACTGCTTACAGGGGCTGCAGGGCACAGCATGGCGGATAGTTTGGTGTAATTCGCCGAGTGGTTGAAATCGGATGTGGTTCCCAGGACCGAATAGGGACACGGTGGGGGTACCCACCGCTGCGGCGATGTGCATGGGACCGGTATCGTTGGTGAGAAAGAGATCGCATTTTTCAAGGCAGGCGGCTAACTCCCGAATCTGAAGGTTTCCCGCAAATGCAAAGGCACGCGCGTCCATTAGATTTGCGACAGTATGTACGAGTTCCGTTTCCCTTGGTCCACCAAAAATCAGGACATCAGCGTTGAAATGTTGTACCAGTTTATCGCCTATAGCTGCGAAGCGTTCAGGCATCCATTCGCGTAACTTCCATCCCGCCCCTGGAAAGAGTCCCACCTTTAAACCCGTCTCGGTAACGCCTGCAGTGTCAAATCGCTGCGTTGCATCCACACGTTCGGATGCTGCAAGAAACATTTCAAGTTTCTGGTCTACCGCGGGAATTCCGGCTGCATATAACAGATCGAAGTAATGTGCTGTAGCGTGCTTGTTTCCCTGCTCAGGGACGCGAACAGTGCAAAGTCTACCTTTTCCAACACGCTCGGCGGCACCACTGAGATACATTAGCAGCTCCGTGCGAAACTTCCGTTGGAGGTCAATTGCCAGTGTGAATTTCCGTTCACGTAGGACGCGGGTAGTTCGTAACATCTCACCCGTATCCTTGTTTTTAGCGAACCGGTTAAACGTAATTATTTCATCAAGGTGCGGATTTTCTCGAAGGACATCTGCTGCCTGTTCTGCGACAAGCATAGCAATATACGCATCCGGAAAATGGGCGCGAACAGCCCGAATAACCGGTGTCGTAAGCACGATGTCGCCAAGAGAACTGAGCCGAATGAGTAGTATTCTCATAGTTTTCGGTTAAGCGTGTGGCAGCTGCAAACGTTTTCCTTCTACAAACGGGTTACTGAAAACTATTAACCGACAACTGTCTTCTCAAGATTGTTCAATGCGTTTTCAACCAGTGTTTCTATATCCAAACGTGATTCTGCATCGGCTAATTCAGTAAGCGAGGCGCGGGTGGCAGGATGCTTGGGGACAAAAAGGGAACAACAATCCTGATGTGGACGTGTGGACACGTCAAAAGTACCTATCCGTTGTGCCTTTTCAATAATTTCAGCCTTGTCCTCGCCGATAAGGGGACGCAGAATCGGGATGTCGGCGATCGCTTCAATTGTTCGGAGGTTTGTTAAGGTCTGGGAAGCCACCTGTGCGAGGCTTTCACCAGTAACGAGTGCCTCAGCATTCACCATAGTCGCGACGCGCTGAGCGATCCGCGTCATCATTCGCCGATACAATAAAACTCGGAACGGGGCTGGTGTCGCTGCGACGATCATCTGTTGTAACTCAGCAAACGGAACAAGGTAGACCGTGCTGCGATAGTTTGACACCGCCAAAATCTGAGTGAGTTCAATTACCTTCTCCAAAGAAGCCTTATCGGTATACGGATAACTGTAAAAGTGAATAAAAACGGCTTTTGCACCACGCTTTATCATCTGCCACGCGGCGACAGGGGAGTCAATCCCGCCAGATAACATAACGAGTACTTTACCACTCACGCCGACTGGTAATCCACCAATCCCTTGAATCTTCTCTGTGGAGATATAAGCCCCATCTTGTGTTATTTTAACCCAACAAACCAGATCGGGATTGTGCATATCGGCACGTGCACCTGTTTCCTTGATGAGATATCCACCGACCTCCGCACTCACCTGCGGAGAGGTTAACGGAAACGTTTTGTCTGTTCGTTTCGTCTCAACCTTAAGCGACTCGTAACAGACATTTTGGAGCTGCCGTAACGCCGCCTCTTTAATCGCGGTGATGTCCCTCTCAGCACGACAAGCGAGTTCAAAATAAGCGATGCCCATTACTTGCCGCAAGCGTTTTTTAATTTCTATGGTATCAGTATGTTGTCCAAGGTGCACAAGAATTCTATCATGCAGCCGCTCTACTGTGGCATACCCTGTGCCACGCAGCGCGAGTTTGATGTTATTCGCGAGTCGTTTCTCAAAAAATACCCTATTTTTGCCTTTAAGTCCAACTTCGGCGTAATGAACACTGAACAATTCTTCCATAACTTTTCTCGCGCGATAAAAATCTAAAATAAGTTAGTTGTCTCCAAAGCACGGACAGCGTCTGTCAGACTAAAATGGAGTTTTGCAACGTCCCCTAATGCATCACTGCCATGCAGCGAAATAAACTCTCTACCTGCTTCCACGACCTGATACGCGCCTCTCGGTAATTGTATTTCATATTTTTCGGAAAGTGTTTCCATCCCACTCAAGAAAGTGTCACGGGCAATGATAGAAGCGGCAGCAACAGCAATGTCGCGTTCTGCTTTTGGAACCTGCTTTATCTTCATTCCGAAAGGGGCGCGAGGGGTTAAATGCTGTAAACGAGGCTCTCCGTTCACTCGCTGGTGCAGCTGCTGTGTGATGAGGTCATCTTTAGAAAATCTGTCAACAAGTGCGTGTTTGGCACCTATCCGGGTCGCTAAGGTATGAATCGCTTCCGCATGGAGCGATGCGAGAAGGTGGTTCAGGTTTTGCCCTCGCCTGCGGAGATTGGTATAAAGGGAATTATATTCAGTGGGCATCCTTTCTACAACAACAATATGCCGTTCATACTGATCGTGCATCAATTCGGCAAGGTCCCGGATACGACGATTTGACAACGTTTTCCCATCAGTAATACCCAAATCGGAGAAAATTTCTCGACAGTCTCTGTCCACATAAACGGCTGCGACGACAAGCGGCCCGAAATAATCACCTTTTCCTGCCTCGTCTGTGCCGATCCATGCATTCCAGTTATGTATAGCCTTCATTTCACCTGCCGGATGCTATCCGCTTTCACACTGAATTCCGAAGGGCGGCAAATTCAACAACCTGCTTGCCTACCGCCTTAACGCGCGTCGTTAATTCAGTATCGTGTAAATTACCGTTCCCATCAAACGCTTGAGATGAATTCGGGATTGATACATCATTCGGCGCAACCCAAGCGTGAAGAGCAGTGCCTACCGTCCGTAACATCGAAAGCGCATTTACTGCTCCCATTCGTCCACCCGATACACCAATAAGTCCAATAACCTTATTCTCAAATTCATCAAATCCCATTAAATCAAGGGCACTCTTAAGGACACCGCTGAAGCTGCCGTGGTATTCGGGCGATCCAAGAAGAATGCCATCTGCACGTTTCACCTTTTCCCGTAGTCTGAACACGCCCGGTGGATATTCGCTTTCGCTTGCAACAGAGCCTTGAAAAACGAGGTCATATTCACTGAGTTCAAGCAATTCAACTTCGGCACCTGCCTCTTCCGCAGCGGAAAGAGCGATTTGGAGTGCGGCATGCGTTGAACTACCTTGCCGTAGACTTCCACAGATCCCAACGACATGGATGGATTGATTATCGGTCCCCTTCATTTTCGGTATCCCTTTCAGCGTCAATTTAGTATTATTCGCCTATATTTACTGAAGTTCATCTTAGCATAACATAGAAGGAAAGGTATGTCAAAAGATTTTTATGTCTGCAGCGGTGTCAGAATCTTGCAATTATAACATATATCTGAAATCAGACATCATCCACTCCAAATAGAAAAGGCAAAATGGATGGATGTAGATTTTCCTTGACATATTTAAGTTTTTTCGTGTATTATATCTCTGTAAGTTAAAACGCGGGCGTTTTATCTAAAAGGTCGGTTGGAAGTCCACCTTAACACAAGCTGCTCGCATAGCACATTAATATGTTTTAGGCATGCGGAGGTTTACTCATGCGTTTAATCATGTATCTAATTGCTGCTGCGCTACTAATAGTCGGCAGTGCACTCACCACACACGCTGTAGTCCAAGACGACGGCTTAATTCTTTACTTCAGTTTCGATGAAGCAGATGGTAGTACAGTTCAAGATGAATCAGGCGGCGGAAACGATGGCATGATCGATGGCGCGGACATTGTTGCCGATGAAGTCGTCTACGGTACAGGATCGTTGTTATGCGATGAACCTAATGACAGTGTATCGGTCGAATCATTTCAAGCATTAGAAGATTATACAGACAATTCCTATCTCTTCTGGCTCAATTTCACCGTCGCGAACTCGGGCAGCTGGGATCAAATTATCGCGAAAAAGGCACCCGGTTCTGACCGTTCGCCCGGTATCTGGACCTGTAACCGCGTGAGTTTGCACATCCACTACCGGTTCAATCCAGGTAACGCTGGAAGTCACTGCGTTGGCCCTGACGGCGAAGGTGATGCCTTTGACACGGGCGACTGGCACCATATTGCTGGTATCAAAGAAGGTAACGGATTCAAGTTTTACATTGATGGCGAAGTGGTTGACGAACAGACTGTTCCGGAAAGTCACGCGCAAGGGGAAGAGAAGCTCTATATCGGTAAAACGGGTTATAACTCTGCGAAGTTTTACCTTGATGACCTCTATATCT contains the following coding sequences:
- a CDS encoding Stp1/IreP family PP2C-type Ser/Thr phosphatase, which gives rise to MQFVAKTDTGKLREQNEDLYYFDAQLQLFAIADGIGGHESGDVASRIALEIIQEWAQAQVSPHSDLGPMKRLEVLTELAEEANQRIYTTAENTGKARGMGTTLIAGFVTFSYLTYVHVGDSRIYVLRDEKLTQITTDDSFVQKMVEKGEITLEESRTHEKRNIITQAIGLMPTVTVNADAYPLLAGDIVLACTDGLHDLIIDDREIAEIILAADNIEEAGQNLINKALDYGGTDNVTVLLIAVD
- a CDS encoding dipeptidase, producing the protein MEKKNEQIGSTSQISTLHKQSLVIDSHNDAIVAHIRRGVGVGSPNPYNENVQNSTELPGTIAYLRGPVPPEEEAIGIQLNIPKMRQGGIDAAFFAVDVTRAWKNHLAYALDAFGWFDAEVAANADDICIARKASDIREAKSAGKLAAVLVIENSEAVERSLNILRSLYMIGVRSIGLTHNLNTWASTGNDEEDLGGGLTRFGMALVKEMNRLGMLVDVSHISERGFWDVLEISEHPVIASHSNCKTLCRHPRNLSNEQLKALAANGGVVGITFVPGFITVDGWQKMPPLAQLLNHIAYAIDIAGIDHVGIGSDFDGGGDLIKDASEFIKIAEGLSERGYSDDDIRKVLGENHLRVFEAACG
- a CDS encoding iron-containing alcohol dehydrogenase is translated as MLPDDSSHEKIGRLPSIVRCSLADIKERREAVVLTTEPAWEAVKGIDVHSQQPIYVDGNTKADMTALAEACEGEVIYGIGGGLAIDTAKYVAAANGLPLIALPTILSTDAFLTNATGVRENGCVHYLPSKAPDTVIIDMDVLCNAPASMRASGAADVLSIATAMWDWQEAEKMGANPSTQRVTPQAIDIGGTLLQTLLDNAREIGSGTPTGLKLLLDLLCMEVQLCYLCGHSRVEEGSEHHFVYAIENHLSSTDETTNGETVLHGELVGLGILLMAVLQSQPWMQYRHALECLQINYRPSVVAPDAIAETLINLSDYVTQHQLPYTVATTLRITPDIAKRTIQTILD
- a CDS encoding NAD(P)H-dependent oxidoreductase; the protein is MKGTDNQSIHVVGICGSLRQGSSTHAALQIALSAAEEAGAEVELLELSEYDLVFQGSVASESEYPPGVFRLREKVKRADGILLGSPEYHGSFSGVLKSALDLMGFDEFENKVIGLIGVSGGRMGAVNALSMLRTVGTALHAWVAPNDVSIPNSSQAFDGNGNLHDTELTTRVKAVGKQVVEFAALRNSV
- the yacG gene encoding DNA gyrase inhibitor YacG, with product MQHTCSMCGTVYDFVWKEGTPLPKNFPFCSARCKAADLSKWLNEEYAIRTSLPDMIVSDTERELLVELGASLDDDTD
- the yqeK gene encoding bis(5'-nucleosyl)-tetraphosphatase (symmetrical) YqeK — protein: MDCTLAELRAHPKSVEIQRYLSDKLSEKRFQHVLSVQEMTIDLARIHGADVWHANLAALLHDSAKWMSPKELYTEVNRYDIRLDPIEKVNSSLLHPFIGVKLAIEKFAVTELEVLEAIRNHTTGSPSMGLLSQVLYVADFAEPTRTHKEADTARELAYTALKQAVHYVARSKIAHLLEKGVLIHPNTLHTYNSTLESREIEK
- the thiI gene encoding tRNA 4-thiouridine(8) synthase ThiI, giving the protein MEELFSVHYAEVGLKGKNRVFFEKRLANNIKLALRGTGYATVERLHDRILVHLGQHTDTIEIKKRLRQVMGIAYFELACRAERDITAIKEAALRQLQNVCYESLKVETKRTDKTFPLTSPQVSAEVGGYLIKETGARADMHNPDLVCWVKITQDGAYISTEKIQGIGGLPVGVSGKVLVMLSGGIDSPVAAWQMIKRGAKAVFIHFYSYPYTDKASLEKVIELTQILAVSNYRSTVYLVPFAELQQMIVAATPAPFRVLLYRRMMTRIAQRVATMVNAEALVTGESLAQVASQTLTNLRTIEAIADIPILRPLIGEDKAEIIEKAQRIGTFDVSTRPHQDCCSLFVPKHPATRASLTELADAESRLDIETLVENALNNLEKTVVG
- a CDS encoding LamG domain-containing protein codes for the protein MRLIMYLIAAALLIVGSALTTHAVVQDDGLILYFSFDEADGSTVQDESGGGNDGMIDGADIVADEVVYGTGSLLCDEPNDSVSVESFQALEDYTDNSYLFWLNFTVANSGSWDQIIAKKAPGSDRSPGIWTCNRVSLHIHYRFNPGNAGSHCVGPDGEGDAFDTGDWHHIAGIKEGNGFKFYIDGEVVDEQTVPESHAQGEEKLYIGKTGYNSAKFYLDDLYIYDRALSADEITTVMEGGLLTPVEPQDKLATTWGQLKTHRD
- a CDS encoding ribonuclease HIII, with the protein product MKAIHNWNAWIGTDEAGKGDYFGPLVVAAVYVDRDCREIFSDLGITDGKTLSNRRIRDLAELMHDQYERHIVVVERMPTEYNSLYTNLRRRGQNLNHLLASLHAEAIHTLATRIGAKHALVDRFSKDDLITQQLHQRVNGEPRLQHLTPRAPFGMKIKQVPKAERDIAVAAASIIARDTFLSGMETLSEKYEIQLPRGAYQVVEAGREFISLHGSDALGDVAKLHFSLTDAVRALETTNLF
- the rsfS gene encoding ribosome silencing factor, which produces MENEKNTLDMVKAAASAAMSRRAQDGIILDLRELDGFTDFFAIFSGVSDIQVEGISQAVLEELETNWEQRPWHQEGARKADWILLDYVDFVVHVFLSERRAYYNLERLWAEAGRIEVPELTMPEHQETWEKEIDPDGALVFGEREEDTSET
- a CDS encoding glycosyltransferase family 9 protein, which encodes MRILLIRLSSLGDIVLTTPVIRAVRAHFPDAYIAMLVAEQAADVLRENPHLDEIITFNRFAKNKDTGEMLRTTRVLRERKFTLAIDLQRKFRTELLMYLSGAAERVGKGRLCTVRVPEQGNKHATAHYFDLLYAAGIPAVDQKLEMFLAASERVDATQRFDTAGVTETGLKVGLFPGAGWKLREWMPERFAAIGDKLVQHFNADVLIFGGPRETELVHTVANLMDARAFAFAGNLQIRELAACLEKCDLFLTNDTGPMHIAAAVGTPTVSLFGPGNHIRFQPLGELHQTIRHAVPCSPCKQFTDKCKDNICMKGIGVDEVWQSVSRALERT